From Haloarcula hispanica ATCC 33960, the proteins below share one genomic window:
- a CDS encoding RAD55 family ATPase: protein MANRLRTGIDVLDRKLDGGIPAGSIVVLSAQPASQAELFLYELTATRGTLWLSLDRTAESVIASIEQTPANTGDPTVRHISGEAPLDNAGKLVSALPETSNLIVDPLDVLEAQEPHSRFRAFMNDLQNHIVNTGSLAIVHCLDGRDVPPLRDTTEHFADVVFQLNTTTTGDEVENRLAIPKFRGGRAPTDIIKLNLVEEVSIDTSRDIA, encoded by the coding sequence ATGGCCAACCGGCTGCGAACGGGCATCGATGTCCTCGACAGAAAGCTCGATGGTGGCATCCCTGCGGGGAGTATCGTCGTGCTCTCTGCCCAGCCGGCTAGCCAGGCGGAGCTGTTCCTCTATGAACTCACCGCCACGCGCGGAACGCTGTGGCTGTCGCTCGACCGGACCGCCGAGTCGGTCATCGCGAGCATCGAGCAGACGCCGGCCAACACCGGGGACCCGACGGTGCGGCACATCTCCGGCGAAGCACCCCTCGACAACGCCGGCAAGCTCGTCTCGGCGCTGCCGGAGACCTCGAACCTCATCGTCGACCCGCTCGATGTGCTGGAAGCCCAGGAGCCACACTCGCGCTTTCGCGCGTTCATGAACGACTTGCAGAACCACATCGTCAACACCGGGAGCCTCGCTATCGTCCACTGTCTCGATGGCCGTGACGTGCCACCGCTTCGGGATACGACCGAGCACTTCGCGGACGTGGTGTTCCAGCTCAACACCACGACGACCGGTGACGAGGTGGAAAACCGCCTCGCGATTCCGAAGTTCCGCGGCGGGCGCGCCCCCACCGACATCATCAAACTCAATCTCGTCGAAGAGGTCAGCATCGACACCAGCCGCGACATCGCCTGA
- a CDS encoding FKBP-type peptidyl-prolyl cis-trans isomerase, whose translation MSNESETEVDEETADEEEQAEGLQKGDVVKLAYTARTVDGGQLVDTTDEEVAEDDGIDTEQQEFGPRTIVLGENHIFPDVEQDIYGKEVGDEGNVTVAAADAFGEYDEEEVRTVSKDKIPEDDRYPGAHVDIEGEHGHIETIIGGRARVDFNHPLAGEDVEYDYEILEEVTDREEKAQGIIQMMLDMELDVWFETDTVEEEQLVESEDDEDEDSEESEDTSDEPEYETVEVEKETLYIEATPQLTMNQQWMMGKQQIAQQLTQLLDIDRIIVQEEIGGGGMGMPGMMGGMGGAGGADIEDALEDADVDAEEIVEEIEGAEE comes from the coding sequence ATGAGCAACGAGTCTGAGACTGAAGTCGATGAGGAAACCGCAGACGAAGAAGAGCAAGCGGAGGGACTCCAGAAAGGTGATGTCGTCAAGCTCGCCTACACCGCCCGCACCGTCGACGGCGGCCAGCTTGTCGACACGACTGACGAGGAAGTCGCCGAGGACGACGGCATCGACACCGAACAGCAGGAGTTCGGCCCGCGAACCATCGTGCTGGGCGAGAACCACATCTTCCCGGACGTCGAGCAGGACATCTACGGGAAGGAGGTCGGCGACGAGGGCAACGTGACCGTTGCGGCCGCCGACGCTTTCGGCGAGTACGACGAGGAAGAGGTCCGGACGGTCTCGAAGGACAAGATTCCGGAGGACGACCGCTACCCCGGCGCGCACGTCGACATCGAGGGCGAGCACGGCCACATCGAGACCATCATCGGCGGCCGCGCGCGAGTGGACTTCAACCACCCGCTGGCCGGCGAGGACGTCGAGTACGACTACGAAATCCTCGAAGAGGTCACGGACCGCGAGGAGAAGGCCCAGGGCATCATCCAGATGATGCTCGACATGGAGCTCGACGTGTGGTTCGAGACCGACACCGTCGAGGAAGAACAGCTCGTCGAAAGCGAAGACGACGAAGACGAGGACAGCGAGGAGTCGGAAGACACCTCGGACGAGCCCGAGTACGAAACCGTCGAAGTCGAGAAGGAGACGCTCTACATCGAGGCGACGCCGCAGCTGACGATGAACCAGCAGTGGATGATGGGCAAACAGCAGATCGCCCAGCAGCTCACCCAGCTGCTCGACATCGACCGCATCATCGTGCAGGAGGAAATCGGTGGCGGCGGCATGGGCATGCCCGGCATGATGGGTGGCATGGGCGGTGCCGGCGGCGCTGACATCGAAGACGCGCTGGAAGACGCTGACGTGGACGCCGAAGAGATCGTCGAAGAGATCGAGGGCGCCGAAGAGTAA
- a CDS encoding threonine ammonia-lyase has product MAGRYEPIDSPDETTLFPYHDLTPPTVATVARARQRIRQHLPETPLVRSEALSEALDADVLLKREDTLPTGAFKVRGGVNLVASLDEEFHDAGLLAASTGNHGQSIAWAGREFDVPVTIGVPEEANAGKVGALEQLGAEVIQYGEDYDEAREHIEELATQREARYVHSGNEPKLLAGVGTAGLEILDERPDVDRVFCPVGGGTAAAGYCITLGAMTDAAVVGVQAAGAPAVYRAWQEETLEALDSVDTIAEGVATRVPFALPTGILQKGLSDFRLVSEDAIADAVARLFETDRIVMEGACATAVAAALQAGDEVRGETVVLPVSGRNIDREKFDRLLAESEY; this is encoded by the coding sequence ATGGCCGGTCGCTACGAACCGATCGATTCCCCGGACGAGACGACCCTCTTTCCGTATCACGACCTGACGCCGCCGACAGTTGCAACGGTCGCGCGCGCCCGGCAACGCATCCGACAACACCTCCCGGAGACGCCCCTAGTCCGCAGCGAAGCCCTCTCCGAAGCCCTCGACGCGGATGTCCTGCTCAAGCGTGAGGACACACTTCCGACCGGCGCGTTCAAAGTCCGCGGCGGGGTGAACCTCGTCGCGTCCCTCGACGAGGAGTTCCACGACGCCGGGCTACTCGCCGCGAGCACGGGGAACCACGGCCAGTCTATCGCCTGGGCAGGCCGCGAGTTCGACGTGCCCGTCACTATCGGCGTCCCCGAAGAAGCCAACGCCGGAAAGGTCGGCGCGCTGGAGCAACTCGGCGCAGAAGTCATCCAGTACGGCGAGGACTACGACGAGGCCCGCGAACACATCGAGGAGCTTGCGACCCAGCGCGAGGCGCGCTACGTCCATTCGGGCAACGAACCGAAGCTTCTCGCCGGCGTCGGCACGGCGGGGCTCGAAATCCTCGACGAACGGCCCGATGTCGACCGCGTGTTCTGTCCCGTCGGCGGCGGCACCGCCGCGGCCGGGTACTGCATCACGCTCGGGGCGATGACCGACGCCGCTGTCGTCGGTGTGCAGGCCGCGGGCGCGCCCGCGGTGTACCGCGCTTGGCAGGAGGAGACGTTGGAGGCCCTCGACAGCGTCGACACCATCGCTGAGGGCGTCGCGACCCGGGTGCCGTTCGCACTCCCGACCGGCATACTCCAGAAGGGGCTCTCGGATTTCCGTCTCGTATCTGAGGACGCCATCGCGGACGCCGTGGCACGCCTGTTCGAGACGGACCGCATCGTCATGGAGGGGGCCTGCGCGACGGCTGTCGCTGCAGCGCTCCAGGCTGGTGACGAAGTACGGGGTGAGACGGTTGTCCTCCCCGTTTCAGGGCGGAACATCGACCGCGAGAAGTTCGACCGACTGTTGGCTGAAAGCGAGTACTAG
- the cyaB gene encoding class IV adenylate cyclase has product MYEVEVKVPADIEAVAERLDELGAEQVDTVIQTDTYYDAPHRDFAETDEAFRVRRETRKGETNAKVTYKGPLLEAESKSREEFETGVEDGDDIDAIVQHLGFEPAATVRKNRRVYEVREYDVTLDAVDDVGEFVEVERETDGDIEPVREGAYEVLQDLSLDPSDQQRTSYLGMLLSDANE; this is encoded by the coding sequence ATGTACGAAGTCGAGGTGAAAGTGCCAGCGGATATCGAGGCTGTCGCGGAGCGACTCGACGAACTCGGGGCCGAGCAGGTCGACACGGTGATACAGACGGACACGTACTACGACGCCCCCCATCGGGATTTCGCCGAGACGGACGAGGCGTTCCGGGTCCGTCGCGAGACCAGAAAGGGGGAGACGAACGCGAAAGTCACCTACAAGGGGCCGCTCCTCGAAGCGGAGTCGAAGAGCCGAGAGGAGTTCGAAACAGGCGTCGAAGACGGCGACGACATCGACGCTATCGTCCAGCACCTCGGCTTCGAGCCCGCGGCGACCGTCCGGAAGAACCGCCGGGTGTACGAGGTCCGAGAATACGACGTCACGCTCGACGCTGTCGACGACGTCGGCGAGTTCGTCGAAGTCGAACGGGAGACCGACGGCGACATCGAACCCGTGCGAGAGGGGGCCTACGAGGTGCTTCAGGACCTCAGTCTGGACCCCAGTGACCAGCAGCGGACCTCCTATCTCGGTATGCTACTTAGCGATGCGAACGAGTAA
- a CDS encoding methionine adenosyltransferase codes for MTERNIHVQPASGLAVEDQDIEVVERKGIGHPDSICDGIAETVSRALAQTYIDRFGTVLHYNTDETQLVAGTAAPAYGGGEVLEPIYILVVGRATKKFDGERIPAESIALQAARDYLDEQFPHLDLGSDVIVDVQFGEGSGDLQTVFGEEAAIPMANDTSYGVGHAPLTETEKIVLNTEETLTGEYAESNPVVGQDVKVMGKREGDHIDVTVAVAMVDEHVPDLDAYKAAVSDVQAFVTDLAEEYTDRDVTVHVNTADDYDAESIYLTTTGTSAEQGDDGSVGRGNRANGLITPNRPMSMEATSGKNPVNHIGKIYNLLSTEIAQSVASEVDGIRQVQMRLLSQIGSPIDEPHVADATVITEDGVAVGDVEADIQATIDDELADVTDITRQVIDGNLSTF; via the coding sequence ATGACCGAGCGGAACATCCACGTCCAACCTGCAAGCGGGCTCGCCGTCGAAGATCAGGACATCGAAGTCGTAGAGCGCAAGGGTATCGGCCATCCGGACTCCATCTGCGACGGCATCGCGGAGACAGTGTCGCGTGCGCTGGCACAGACGTACATCGACCGGTTCGGCACAGTCTTGCACTACAACACCGACGAGACACAACTCGTCGCCGGCACTGCCGCCCCCGCGTACGGCGGCGGCGAAGTGCTTGAGCCGATCTACATTCTGGTCGTCGGCCGAGCGACGAAGAAGTTCGACGGCGAGCGCATCCCGGCCGAGAGTATTGCCCTCCAGGCCGCACGCGACTACCTCGACGAGCAGTTCCCCCACCTCGACCTCGGTTCCGACGTCATCGTCGACGTCCAGTTCGGCGAAGGGTCGGGCGACCTCCAGACCGTGTTCGGCGAGGAAGCAGCAATTCCGATGGCGAACGATACCAGCTACGGCGTCGGCCATGCTCCCCTGACAGAGACTGAGAAGATCGTTCTCAACACCGAGGAGACATTGACCGGCGAGTACGCCGAGTCCAACCCGGTCGTCGGCCAGGACGTGAAGGTAATGGGCAAGCGCGAGGGCGATCACATCGACGTGACCGTGGCCGTTGCGATGGTCGACGAACACGTTCCGGACCTCGACGCGTACAAAGCCGCTGTTTCGGACGTTCAAGCGTTCGTCACCGACCTCGCCGAGGAGTACACCGACCGGGACGTAACGGTTCACGTCAACACGGCTGACGACTACGACGCCGAGTCGATCTATCTCACGACGACCGGCACCAGCGCCGAGCAGGGCGATGACGGCTCCGTTGGCCGCGGGAACCGCGCGAACGGCCTCATCACGCCCAACCGCCCGATGAGCATGGAAGCGACGTCCGGGAAGAACCCCGTCAACCACATCGGGAAGATATACAATCTCCTCTCGACGGAGATCGCACAGTCCGTCGCGAGCGAGGTCGATGGCATCCGACAGGTCCAGATGCGCCTGCTCTCACAGATCGGATCACCGATCGACGAACCCCACGTCGCTGACGCGACGGTTATCACTGAGGACGGTGTCGCAGTCGGCGACGTCGAAGCGGACATCCAGGCCACAATCGACGACGAACTCGCCGACGTGACCGATATCACGCGACAGGTCATCGACGGCAACCTCTCGACGTTCTGA
- a CDS encoding tRNA sulfurtransferase codes for MHPPDADSVLVRHGELGVKSDQVRRKMEGQLADNLRAMLDARGLSGDIEQRRNRLFVHTDHPEGVTAAAADTFGVTSASAVTTVDPTLSAIKTALAATAREQHDGGTFAVNARRAGPADAHPFSSTDIESDGGTAVWEVIEGLGGEPAVDLDNPDFELFVECRTDEAYVFCEKRAGPGGLPLGTQRPVVALVSGGIDSPVAAWQVMKRGAPVIPVYVDLGDYGGPDHRARAVSTVETLASYAPGHDLSLSVIDAGDVVTDISQNLGALRMLVLRRFMLAAADAIGQDRDAVGIVTGEAIGQKSSQTSANIAVTDAATTLPVHRPNLTVDKSEITNHARTIGTFEDSTIDTGCNRVAPSHPETNASLEAVRTAEPDDLFERAEACARDRVVVPIES; via the coding sequence ATGCATCCACCGGACGCCGATAGCGTGCTCGTCCGCCACGGCGAACTCGGCGTCAAGAGCGATCAGGTCCGCCGGAAGATGGAGGGGCAACTGGCGGACAACCTCCGAGCGATGCTCGACGCGCGCGGCTTGTCAGGAGACATCGAACAGCGCCGGAACCGGCTGTTCGTCCACACTGACCACCCGGAGGGCGTGACCGCAGCCGCGGCCGACACGTTCGGCGTCACCTCCGCCTCGGCGGTCACGACCGTCGATCCGACGTTGTCTGCAATCAAAACGGCACTGGCCGCGACCGCACGAGAACAGCACGACGGCGGCACTTTCGCTGTCAACGCTCGCCGGGCAGGGCCAGCAGACGCACACCCCTTTTCGAGTACGGACATCGAGTCCGACGGTGGCACCGCCGTCTGGGAGGTAATCGAAGGACTGGGCGGCGAGCCTGCTGTCGACCTCGACAACCCCGATTTCGAGCTGTTCGTCGAGTGCCGGACTGACGAGGCCTACGTCTTCTGTGAGAAACGTGCGGGACCCGGTGGCCTCCCGCTCGGGACCCAGCGCCCCGTCGTCGCCCTCGTCAGCGGCGGCATCGACTCGCCCGTCGCCGCCTGGCAGGTGATGAAACGCGGCGCACCCGTGATCCCCGTTTACGTCGACCTCGGTGACTACGGCGGCCCCGACCACCGGGCGCGAGCCGTTTCGACTGTCGAGACGCTCGCTTCGTATGCACCTGGACACGACCTGTCGCTGTCCGTAATCGACGCCGGTGACGTCGTCACCGACATCTCTCAAAACCTCGGGGCGCTCCGAATGCTCGTGCTCCGCCGGTTCATGCTCGCGGCCGCCGACGCTATCGGGCAGGACCGGGACGCCGTCGGCATCGTCACCGGCGAAGCTATCGGGCAGAAATCCAGCCAGACGAGCGCGAACATCGCGGTCACGGACGCCGCGACTACGCTCCCGGTGCACCGACCGAACCTCACCGTCGACAAGTCCGAGATAACCAATCACGCGCGGACAATCGGGACCTTCGAGGACTCGACAATCGACACCGGTTGCAACCGCGTCGCCCCATCGCATCCGGAAACCAATGCATCGCTCGAAGCAGTTCGGACAGCCGAACCAGACGACCTGTTCGAGCGTGCCGAGGCCTGTGCCCGGGACCGCGTCGTCGTCCCCATCGAAAGCTAA
- a CDS encoding DUF5804 family protein — protein MTQVCLVGSEDVNLRYELLSRETARNALATYDLQEPFANTVAVDTVSLGAAVALLNDLNWYLVRFADAAFVRDPSISETEWLSRDLAAAIRDDDVAPEDTGRFLKVYGIVEPDVTGESNAEGSSEGESEPTPDTQAMETERPPELVEPMLLTRTGDTIPEYDLRDVDDTLIVRVTESEFGA, from the coding sequence ATGACGCAGGTCTGTCTCGTCGGGAGCGAGGACGTGAATCTCCGGTACGAACTCCTCTCTCGCGAGACCGCACGGAACGCACTCGCCACCTACGACCTGCAGGAACCGTTCGCGAATACCGTCGCCGTCGACACCGTGAGTCTCGGGGCGGCGGTGGCGCTTCTCAACGACTTGAACTGGTATCTCGTCCGCTTCGCTGACGCCGCGTTCGTTCGTGATCCATCGATCAGCGAAACGGAGTGGCTCTCCCGGGATCTCGCCGCGGCGATCCGGGACGACGACGTTGCGCCCGAAGATACCGGTCGCTTTCTCAAGGTGTACGGTATTGTCGAACCGGACGTGACCGGCGAATCTAATGCCGAAGGCTCGTCGGAAGGAGAGTCGGAGCCAACGCCGGACACACAGGCGATGGAGACCGAGCGCCCACCCGAACTTGTCGAGCCGATGCTCCTGACACGGACTGGAGACACGATTCCCGAGTACGACCTTCGAGACGTGGACGACACGCTCATCGTCAGGGTGACCGAATCGGAGTTCGGGGCCTGA
- a CDS encoding PLP-dependent cysteine synthase family protein yields the protein MKDSILDTIGSPLVSVRAPEGATVAAKIESFNPGGSAKDRPAKYMIDDAERNGTLEPGDTLVEPTSGNTGIGMAMVGATKGYDVVLVMPSSKSPERRQIMKAYGAEIELVEGDISDAKERADELCERDDYVQLRQFENPANPKAHYETTGEEILEQVGDRTVDALVAGVGTGGTLTGTGRRLREAFPEMDIVAVEPADNAVLSGMEPGTGEDSFQGMGPGFVSDNLDTDLLDDVLTVELPDAEDECRRLAHEEGILVGQSSGASNLAAREVAEQLVADGVDDPLVVTVYWDSGERYMSTGMFD from the coding sequence ATGAAAGACTCTATTCTCGATACAATCGGGTCCCCACTGGTCTCGGTTCGCGCGCCGGAGGGGGCAACCGTTGCAGCGAAGATCGAGTCGTTCAACCCGGGCGGGTCCGCGAAGGACCGGCCGGCGAAGTACATGATCGACGACGCCGAGCGAAACGGCACGCTCGAACCGGGTGATACGCTGGTCGAACCGACGAGTGGCAACACTGGCATCGGAATGGCGATGGTTGGCGCGACCAAAGGCTACGACGTGGTGCTGGTGATGCCGTCCTCGAAGTCACCGGAGCGCCGCCAGATAATGAAGGCCTACGGCGCGGAGATCGAACTGGTCGAGGGTGACATCTCCGACGCGAAAGAGCGCGCGGATGAACTGTGCGAGCGCGACGACTACGTCCAGTTGCGGCAGTTCGAGAACCCGGCGAACCCGAAGGCACACTACGAGACGACGGGTGAGGAGATACTCGAACAGGTGGGTGACCGGACCGTCGACGCGCTGGTGGCGGGTGTCGGTACCGGCGGGACGCTCACCGGGACCGGCCGTCGACTGCGTGAGGCGTTCCCCGAGATGGATATCGTCGCTGTCGAACCAGCCGACAACGCCGTCCTCTCCGGGATGGAACCGGGCACTGGCGAGGACAGCTTCCAGGGGATGGGGCCGGGGTTTGTCAGCGACAACCTCGATACCGACCTGTTGGACGACGTGCTGACGGTCGAACTCCCGGATGCTGAAGACGAGTGCCGTCGACTCGCCCACGAGGAGGGCATCCTCGTCGGCCAGTCCTCGGGCGCGTCGAACCTCGCCGCGCGAGAGGTAGCCGAACAACTCGTCGCAGACGGCGTCGACGACCCGCTCGTGGTCACAGTCTACTGGGACAGCGGGGAGCGGTATATGTCGACCGGGATGTTCGACTGA
- a CDS encoding CopG family ribbon-helix-helix protein, with product MGVVSISMPDELEERIDTFADEHGYTGRSEVVREAVRNLMGEFEDKRLEDRELMAIVTVLFDYETTTVEEKMMHLRHDHESIVASNFHSHVGDRYCMELFVLEGQLEDISAFVGKVRATKDTLSVDYSVLPVDDINLFT from the coding sequence ATGGGCGTTGTTAGTATCTCGATGCCGGACGAACTGGAGGAGCGAATCGACACGTTCGCCGACGAACACGGATACACGGGTCGCAGCGAGGTCGTTCGGGAAGCGGTCCGGAATCTGATGGGGGAGTTCGAGGACAAGCGGCTGGAGGACCGCGAACTGATGGCCATCGTCACAGTGCTGTTCGATTACGAGACGACGACCGTCGAGGAGAAAATGATGCACCTCCGGCACGACCACGAGTCTATCGTCGCGTCGAACTTCCACAGCCACGTCGGCGACCGGTACTGTATGGAACTATTCGTGTTGGAGGGACAGCTAGAGGACATTTCCGCGTTCGTCGGCAAAGTCCGAGCCACGAAAGACACGCTGTCAGTCGATTACTCGGTGCTGCCGGTCGACGACATAAATCTGTTTACGTGA
- a CDS encoding translation initiation factor eIF-1A — translation MSDDSGRRNLRMPTNDEMFAVVTEHLGGNHVRIRCEDGETRLGRIPGRMKFRTWINEDDIVLAEPWDWQDEKANIEWRYKGQDADQLRAEGHIDSLTA, via the coding sequence GTGAGCGACGATTCAGGGCGGCGGAATCTCCGCATGCCTACAAACGACGAGATGTTTGCAGTGGTAACAGAGCACCTTGGTGGGAACCACGTCCGCATTCGCTGTGAGGACGGCGAAACCCGACTCGGACGGATTCCGGGCCGGATGAAGTTCCGAACCTGGATTAACGAGGACGACATCGTTCTCGCCGAACCATGGGACTGGCAAGACGAGAAGGCCAACATCGAATGGCGCTACAAGGGGCAAGACGCTGACCAGCTCCGTGCCGAAGGCCACATCGACTCGCTGACCGCCTAA
- a CDS encoding UPF0058 family protein, translated as MKKQELIHLHSLLAQVQHHYEHEADTSVEHDLYADLGVKPTSIHKSKTDHKEAVFALASGLTDAMAEEADEPQALTAD; from the coding sequence ATGAAGAAGCAAGAACTCATTCACCTTCACAGCCTTCTCGCGCAGGTACAACACCACTACGAGCACGAAGCGGACACGAGCGTCGAGCACGATCTGTACGCTGATCTCGGTGTCAAACCGACATCGATCCACAAATCGAAGACTGACCACAAGGAAGCAGTGTTTGCGCTCGCTTCCGGACTGACGGATGCGATGGCCGAGGAAGCCGACGAACCACAGGCGCTGACTGCCGACTGA
- a CDS encoding DUF7289 family protein, with protein sequence MTSPLSSQSGHDRGVSDLLAFTLTFSIIITGIALVTLGGLGAFDAIQQGATTDVAETSMVGFAETTGDHIQGNAPRRTTSMKLQGHGLSIRPSTLNVTVDGQSTNISTGAFVRETDSGTDIVYTSGAVYRVQQEGLVVSRKPRFRCSPGSDSVYISALSLDGETDFSSSNRVTIETAIQNKTLISPQAGKSPSATTVSINVSETAYPDAWHRLFEQELSNWSGHSEPHTYQCTGVSRAVVHNTTVDIRTVT encoded by the coding sequence ATGACTTCGCCGCTGTCAAGCCAAAGCGGTCACGACCGTGGTGTGTCCGACCTGCTCGCGTTTACGCTCACGTTCAGCATCATCATTACTGGGATTGCGCTGGTGACGCTTGGTGGGCTTGGGGCGTTCGATGCCATCCAACAGGGGGCGACAACCGATGTCGCAGAAACGTCGATGGTCGGGTTCGCGGAAACCACGGGCGACCACATTCAGGGCAACGCTCCACGACGGACCACGAGTATGAAACTCCAGGGTCACGGACTCTCCATCCGACCGTCGACGCTTAACGTAACTGTCGACGGGCAGTCAACGAATATTTCGACCGGAGCGTTCGTTCGGGAGACTGATTCGGGGACTGATATCGTCTACACCAGCGGTGCAGTGTACCGGGTCCAGCAGGAGGGGCTGGTCGTTTCACGGAAACCCCGCTTCCGGTGTAGCCCCGGAAGTGACAGTGTATACATCTCTGCCCTTTCCCTCGACGGAGAGACGGATTTCTCGTCGTCGAACCGCGTCACAATCGAGACCGCTATCCAGAACAAGACGCTTATTTCGCCACAGGCTGGCAAGTCACCGTCCGCGACAACCGTCTCGATCAACGTCTCGGAGACTGCATATCCGGATGCATGGCACCGCCTGTTCGAGCAGGAACTGTCGAACTGGTCGGGCCACTCGGAACCACACACCTACCAGTGTACTGGTGTCAGCCGCGCTGTCGTCCACAATACGACGGTCGATATCCGTACTGTCACCTAA